The genomic window TAAGTGGGATGGATATCGGGCTGTAGCTTATCTGCAAAAGAATACTATTCAACTGCTCTCACGGAACGATCTTGATTTCAATTCCCGTTTTAAAAGCATTGTAGAAGCTTTGAAAGAAATTCCCGCTGAATGCATTTTAGATGGGGAATTGGTGGTGCTCGATGATAAAGGTAAATCTAGATTCCAACTGATGCAAAATTACCAAAAAACCGGGAAAGGCAATATTGTCTATTATATTTTCGACATTATGTTTAAGGATGGCATGGACTTAAGAGATATGCCGTTGGTCGACCGTAAGTCCCTCTTGAAAAAGTTATTAGATCCTATCAAATCCCCTCTACTACGTTATAGCGACCATATACTTACCCAGGGTACTGCATTTTTCAAGGCGGCGTTGAAAAATGGATTGGAAGGCATTATGGCCAAGCGTATTCAGAGTTTATATCATTCACGAAGAAGTAAAGAATGGCTCAAAATCAAAAGCTCTCATAGGCAGGAATTGGTTATTGGAGGGTTTACAGCTCCACGTGGAGGGCGTCAACTTTTAGGCGCTTTATTGGTAGGATTCTATGAAAACGATAAGTTAAGGTATGCAGGACATGTGGGGGGTGGGTTTACAGCTAGCCTTCTGAAAGATATTTATGAACAGTTAAAGCCGCTGGAGCAGAGTGAATGCCCTTTTATAGTTAGACCTAAGCCTAATGAAAAAGTGACGTGGGTAAAACCCAGACTTATTTGCGAAGTATCTTTTGCAGAGTAGACGGAGGACAATATTATGCGGCAGCCCATTTTCCAGGGGTTAAGAAAAGACAAGGATGCGAAGAAAGTGGTTAAAGAAGTTCCGATAGAAACAGCAGATATCACTAAGCCTGAAACGGCAGCAGCAAGTTCGGAAGGGGGCTTTACACATTTGGACAAAATCTACTGGCCGGAGGAGAAATATACCAAAGGCGATTTGATCCATTA from Parachlamydiales bacterium includes these protein-coding regions:
- the ligD gene encoding non-homologous end-joining DNA ligase, whose product is MSLINYKAKRLLEESKEPAGKVKKTSGALRFVVQRHDARHLHFDFRLEFKGVLLSWAVPKEPSMDPSVKRLAIHVEDHPLDYQYFEGTIPKGNYGAGTVEIWDKGTYTVPDCKSKHEEEKKISTGMAKGHIDFTLDGEQLQGTFALIRLQNAEAKDQWLLIKKDEEKKAPKKKVSDNVVSKGKKSPFPHSISPMLATLATAPFDNEDWLFEIKWDGYRAVAYLQKNTIQLLSRNDLDFNSRFKSIVEALKEIPAECILDGELVVLDDKGKSRFQLMQNYQKTGKGNIVYYIFDIMFKDGMDLRDMPLVDRKSLLKKLLDPIKSPLLRYSDHILTQGTAFFKAALKNGLEGIMAKRIQSLYHSRRSKEWLKIKSSHRQELVIGGFTAPRGGRQLLGALLVGFYENDKLRYAGHVGGGFTASLLKDIYEQLKPLEQSECPFIVRPKPNEKVTWVKPRLICEVSFAE